One genomic region from Kamptonema formosum PCC 6407 encodes:
- the trmD gene encoding tRNA (guanosine(37)-N1)-methyltransferase TrmD, with product MRFDVLTLFPDFFTSPLSSGLMAKALAKNIAEVNLVNPRDFTADKHHRVDDEPYGGGVGMVMKPEPIFAAVESVPILPRREVILLTPQGETMQQQLFRDLAGGYDQLVLICGHYEGVDERVLHLVTREVSLGDFVLTAGEIPALALINGVVRLLPGTVGKAESVALDSFEDGLLDYPHYTRPADFRGLKVPDVLLSGNHAEIDRWRRQQQLERTRQRRPDLLDKA from the coding sequence GTGCGATTTGATGTTCTGACTCTGTTTCCAGATTTTTTCACATCTCCCCTAAGTTCGGGGCTGATGGCCAAAGCTTTAGCAAAAAACATAGCTGAGGTAAATTTAGTCAATCCCCGTGATTTTACCGCAGATAAGCATCACCGAGTTGATGATGAGCCTTATGGGGGTGGTGTGGGTATGGTGATGAAGCCGGAGCCCATCTTTGCGGCGGTGGAATCTGTGCCAATTTTACCGAGGCGTGAGGTGATTTTGCTGACTCCCCAGGGGGAGACGATGCAGCAACAGTTATTTCGGGATTTGGCTGGCGGGTACGATCAGTTAGTTTTGATTTGCGGCCATTATGAGGGTGTGGATGAGCGAGTGTTGCATTTAGTGACTCGCGAGGTGTCTTTGGGGGATTTCGTGCTCACAGCGGGGGAAATTCCGGCTTTGGCGTTGATTAATGGGGTAGTACGGTTGTTGCCGGGAACGGTGGGGAAGGCTGAGTCGGTGGCTTTAGATAGTTTTGAGGATGGGTTGTTGGATTACCCACACTATACCAGACCGGCGGATTTTCGCGGCTTGAAGGTTCCTGATGTTTTATTATCGGGGAATCATGCTGAGATCGATCGTTGGCGGCGACAGCAGCAACTAGAAAGGACGCGCCAACGGCGGCCGGATTTGTTAGACAAGGCCTAA
- a CDS encoding efflux RND transporter periplasmic adaptor subunit: MGKESWPKDKTFSKPAGRWTVLLAIAAAIAIALLGFWQASKLRKSEPSASTAAVPASVPTPVAAKTVTALGRLSPKGEVIKVAAPSLSEGSKIDQLRVEEGDRVREGQVIAILDSRDRLRAALEEAEKEVKFQLAELAKIKAGAKTGEISAQQAEITRLEAQFQRETEAQQAKVARLEAQLQRQTEVAQANLARLQAQLQRQTQVEQAKLANLQAQLRGEIAARNATIDRLEAELRNATAEDERNLELYQTGAISASAYDSKRLTVETGVERIKEAKANLDKTVQTLQQQIKESQANLTQTLETGRAQVNQAKAELNQTLETLAQDVNQAKAELNQILETGPAQINQAEATLDKIAEVRPEDVQAASAAVERAIAAKEKAQAEFDLSSVKAPTDGQILKINTRQGERISIENGIVDLGRTNQMYVIAEVYETDIGLIRRGQRTIITSGALKGTLEGTVDLIGKQIGKKDVLNTDPAADTDARVVEVKIRLDPDASEKVTNLTNLQVEVKISI; this comes from the coding sequence ATGGGAAAGGAGTCATGGCCGAAAGATAAAACATTCTCAAAGCCTGCGGGACGGTGGACTGTCTTGTTAGCGATCGCGGCTGCCATTGCGATCGCGCTACTAGGTTTCTGGCAAGCGTCTAAACTGAGAAAGTCAGAACCTTCAGCCTCCACCGCCGCTGTACCCGCTAGTGTCCCCACCCCAGTAGCGGCGAAAACTGTCACAGCTTTAGGGCGGCTGTCTCCGAAGGGGGAAGTGATTAAAGTAGCAGCCCCATCTCTGTCGGAGGGGTCGAAAATAGATCAACTGCGAGTGGAAGAAGGCGATCGCGTGCGGGAAGGGCAAGTAATTGCGATTTTAGATAGTCGCGATCGGCTCAGAGCAGCATTAGAAGAAGCAGAAAAAGAAGTTAAATTCCAACTAGCAGAATTAGCTAAAATTAAAGCCGGAGCCAAAACTGGAGAAATCTCGGCTCAACAAGCAGAAATTACTCGTTTAGAAGCTCAATTTCAAAGAGAAACCGAAGCTCAACAAGCCAAAGTTGCTCGTTTAGAAGCTCAACTCCAAAGGCAAACAGAAGTAGCCCAGGCTAATCTTGCCCGACTTCAGGCTCAACTGCAAAGGCAAACTCAGGTAGAACAAGCAAAACTTGCCAACCTTCAAGCTCAATTGCGAGGAGAAATTGCGGCTCGCAATGCCACAATTGACCGCTTAGAAGCGGAATTAAGAAATGCAACCGCAGAAGACGAACGCAATTTAGAACTATATCAAACTGGAGCGATTTCAGCTTCCGCTTACGATAGCAAACGCTTAACAGTAGAAACAGGAGTTGAGAGAATTAAAGAAGCCAAAGCTAACCTTGACAAAACCGTGCAAACGCTGCAACAACAAATTAAGGAAAGCCAGGCAAATTTGACGCAAACACTAGAAACTGGTAGAGCGCAAGTTAACCAAGCAAAAGCTGAATTAAACCAAACTCTAGAAACATTAGCTCAAGACGTTAACCAAGCAAAAGCTGAACTCAACCAAATACTAGAAACTGGCCCTGCACAGATTAATCAAGCGGAAGCTACCCTCGATAAAATTGCAGAAGTTCGACCCGAAGACGTGCAAGCGGCTTCTGCCGCAGTCGAACGCGCGATCGCGGCCAAAGAAAAAGCCCAAGCAGAGTTTGATTTAAGCTCTGTAAAAGCCCCCACAGACGGTCAAATATTAAAAATCAACACCAGACAAGGAGAACGCATTTCTATTGAAAATGGCATCGTTGACCTCGGCCGCACCAATCAAATGTATGTAATCGCTGAGGTTTATGAAACGGATATCGGTCTAATTCGTCGAGGTCAGCGAACCATTATTACCAGTGGTGCTTTGAAAGGAACATTAGAGGGAACAGTCGATTTAATTGGCAAACAAATCGGCAAAAAAGATGTCCTTAATACTGACCCCGCAGCCGATACAGATGCTAGAGTTGTTGAAGTCAAAATTCGCCTCGATCCAGATGCCAGTGAGAAAGTTACTAACCTAACTAACTTACAGGTTGAAGTGAAAATCTCTATTTAA
- a CDS encoding cytochrome b/b6 domain-containing protein translates to MPPSKPYQPLLLRLLHGVNALIAVLAILTAFVVYNNYDGRFGKLPLPQLEHIIGIHGTFGKLLILGVMPAFALYSFHIGQKRLIQPDSLAKITQLSKPIGWYSFHRTVNTIMLLALTFSIVSGSMVKEEWLPAGELTRIWYTLHLIGWAILVLCLALHLLMSAKIGGFPLIVSMFEAKYRPNDSSLTDWLHKIRSLIRRS, encoded by the coding sequence ATGCCTCCCTCTAAACCTTACCAACCCTTACTACTCAGGCTCCTACATGGAGTTAACGCTCTGATAGCAGTACTCGCAATTTTAACAGCTTTTGTAGTGTACAATAACTATGATGGTCGCTTTGGAAAATTGCCACTTCCTCAGTTGGAACACATCATTGGAATTCATGGCACTTTTGGTAAACTCTTAATTTTAGGTGTGATGCCAGCCTTTGCATTATACAGCTTTCATATCGGTCAAAAACGTTTGATTCAGCCAGATTCGTTAGCTAAAATAACACAATTGAGTAAACCGATTGGGTGGTACAGCTTTCACCGGACTGTCAATACAATCATGTTATTAGCACTAACTTTTTCGATTGTGTCTGGTAGTATGGTCAAGGAAGAATGGCTACCTGCGGGAGAATTAACGCGGATTTGGTACACTCTTCACTTAATAGGATGGGCAATTCTAGTCTTGTGTCTAGCCTTGCATTTACTAATGAGTGCCAAGATTGGGGGATTTCCTCTTATTGTCTCTATGTTTGAGGCCAAGTATCGTCCTAATGATTCTTCTTTGACTGATTGGCTGCATAAAATTCGCTCTTTAATAAGACGCTCTTAA
- the ispF gene encoding 2-C-methyl-D-erythritol 2,4-cyclodiphosphate synthase yields MNIRIGNGYDIHQLVSDRPLILGGVNIPHELGLLGHSDADVLTHAIMDAMLGALSLGDIGHYFPPTDPKWKGADSLKLLAQVNQLILDKGWQIGNIDSVIVAERPKLKPHIEKMRDRLANVLELNPDQIGVKATTNEKLGPVGREEGIAVYAVALLVVK; encoded by the coding sequence ATGAACATCCGTATTGGCAATGGTTACGACATTCACCAACTGGTAAGCGATCGCCCCCTAATTTTAGGCGGAGTCAACATTCCACACGAATTAGGATTACTCGGCCACAGCGATGCAGACGTACTCACCCATGCGATTATGGATGCCATGTTAGGAGCACTCAGCTTAGGAGATATCGGTCATTATTTTCCCCCCACCGATCCCAAATGGAAAGGCGCTGATAGTTTAAAATTACTAGCACAAGTAAACCAGTTAATATTAGATAAAGGCTGGCAAATAGGTAATATCGATTCAGTGATAGTAGCAGAACGTCCGAAGTTAAAGCCGCATATAGAAAAAATGCGCGATCGCCTTGCCAATGTCTTAGAATTAAACCCAGACCAAATCGGTGTAAAAGCTACCACGAATGAAAAGTTAGGCCCCGTCGGGAGAGAAGAAGGCATAGCAGTTTATGCTGTGGCATTGTTAGTGGTAAAATAG
- a CDS encoding phycocyanobilin:ferredoxin oxidoreductase, with the protein MLETSPSSLRREQHSLIRQLADRMESVWKRYLDLEPYYLPAELGYVEGRLEGEKLIIENKCFQTPQFRKIHLELAKVGSNLDILHCVMFPRSNYALPMFGTDIVAGRGVISAAIADLSPLSADRSLPESYRSALSTLPKNNFSEYRQVPDWGDIFSEFCLFVRPSSVEEEAQFLSMVESYVEINCQLAIASKPVSTEKQAEIAAAQTYYCTQQQQNDKTRRVLEKAFGSEWADRYMRTVLFDAVFTEDFKVALSNPT; encoded by the coding sequence ATGTTAGAAACATCACCATCTTCTCTACGGAGAGAACAACACTCTTTGATCCGTCAGCTAGCAGACCGGATGGAATCAGTCTGGAAACGCTATCTAGACCTAGAACCATACTATCTACCTGCTGAGCTGGGCTATGTGGAAGGTCGCCTGGAGGGAGAAAAACTGATTATTGAAAATAAGTGTTTCCAAACCCCCCAGTTCCGTAAGATTCACTTGGAATTGGCGAAGGTGGGGTCAAACCTGGATATTTTGCACTGCGTGATGTTCCCTAGATCGAACTATGCTTTACCGATGTTTGGTACGGATATAGTGGCGGGGCGGGGAGTCATTAGTGCTGCGATCGCGGATCTCTCACCTCTAAGTGCTGACCGTAGTTTACCGGAGAGCTACCGCAGCGCCCTAAGTACATTGCCCAAGAACAATTTTTCTGAGTACCGCCAAGTACCAGACTGGGGCGATATTTTCTCAGAATTTTGCCTATTTGTGCGACCGAGTTCGGTGGAAGAAGAAGCTCAGTTTTTGTCGATGGTGGAGTCCTACGTAGAAATAAACTGTCAACTGGCGATCGCCTCAAAACCGGTATCTACTGAGAAACAAGCCGAAATCGCGGCTGCTCAAACCTATTATTGCACCCAACAGCAACAGAACGACAAAACCCGGCGGGTACTTGAAAAAGCTTTTGGGTCAGAATGGGCGGATCGCTACATGAGAACTGTACTATTTGATGCGGTTTTTACTGAGGATTTCAAGGTGGCTCTAAGCAATCCTACGTAA
- the cphA gene encoding cyanophycin synthetase — MKIQKIQTLRGPNYWSIRRHKLVVMRLELEDLADKTSAQIPGFYEGLTSVLPSLIEHYCSPGCRGGFLQRVREGTMMGHIVEHVALELQQLAGMPMGFGRTRETSTPGTYQVVIEYQNEQAGRYAARAGVRLCQSIVNTGTYPQEELAQDIKDLQEFAAAAALGPSTETIVKEAETRGIPWMQLSARFMIQLGYGIHQKRVQATLSDRTCILGVELACDKEGTKKVLRDAGVPVPKGTVINYLDELQDAIADVGGYPIVIKPLDGNHGRGITIDINSWEEAEEAYDLASAASKSKSIIVERFYTGRDHRVLVVNGQVVAVAERVPANVVGDGKSTIEALIEAVNRDPQRGDGHDNVLTRITIDKLALDLLNKQGYTMESVPPLGQRVFLRATANLSTGGIAVDRTDEIHPENLWLCSRVAKIIGLDIAGIDIVTADISQPLRSVNGVIVEVNAAPGFRMHVAPSQGLPRNVAGAVLDMLFPQFQPSRVPILAVTGTNGKTTTTRLLAHIVKQTGQTVGYTTTDGTYIGEYLVESGDNTGPQSAHLILSDPTVEVAVLETARGGILRSGLGFEHCDVGVVLNVAADHLGIGDIDTVEQLATLKSVVAESVMPNGCAVLNADDPLVAKMAQRVKAQVAYFSMNPDSELVAKHTAAGGLAAVYEHGYLSILKGDWTLRIEQAVNVPLTMGGRAPFMIANALAACLAAFAQGVKIEHIRAALSTFQASAGQTPGRMNLFNLGTYHALVDYAHNAHSYEALGSFVRNWPGFHIGVVGGPGDRRDEDFITLGKLSAKIFDRIIVKEDADRRGRPAGSAAELISQGIREALNSQENGKSKVEYESILDETTAVNKALDNAPPGSLVVILPESVSGALSLIEARNPIKDLGVSPAISSQLQAQEGLKATVVNQG, encoded by the coding sequence ATGAAAATACAAAAAATCCAGACCTTACGCGGCCCCAACTACTGGAGCATTAGACGGCACAAGCTGGTCGTCATGCGTCTAGAACTAGAAGATTTGGCAGATAAAACTTCAGCTCAAATTCCCGGCTTCTACGAGGGATTAACCAGCGTCCTACCCAGTTTGATCGAACACTACTGTTCCCCTGGCTGCCGAGGCGGATTTTTGCAGCGCGTCCGAGAAGGCACGATGATGGGGCACATTGTTGAGCACGTAGCCTTAGAACTTCAGCAATTGGCAGGAATGCCGATGGGATTCGGCCGCACCCGCGAGACTTCAACTCCTGGTACATATCAAGTAGTAATTGAGTATCAAAACGAACAAGCAGGGCGTTACGCTGCCAGAGCAGGCGTGCGGCTGTGCCAAAGTATTGTTAATACCGGGACTTATCCGCAAGAAGAGTTAGCTCAAGATATCAAAGACCTTCAAGAATTTGCTGCCGCCGCAGCTCTAGGCCCTTCGACGGAAACTATTGTTAAAGAAGCTGAAACTCGCGGCATTCCCTGGATGCAGTTGAGTGCCAGGTTTATGATTCAACTAGGTTACGGGATTCACCAAAAACGGGTACAGGCAACTCTGAGCGATCGCACCTGCATTTTGGGCGTAGAATTGGCTTGCGATAAAGAAGGTACGAAAAAAGTTCTCCGCGACGCAGGAGTTCCCGTTCCCAAAGGTACGGTGATTAACTATTTAGACGAATTACAAGATGCGATCGCTGATGTCGGCGGCTATCCCATAGTCATTAAACCCCTAGATGGCAATCACGGACGCGGGATCACTATCGATATCAACTCTTGGGAAGAAGCAGAGGAAGCCTACGACCTAGCCAGCGCCGCTTCCAAAAGCAAAAGCATAATTGTTGAACGCTTTTATACCGGTCGCGACCACCGAGTATTAGTAGTTAACGGTCAAGTCGTCGCCGTGGCCGAACGAGTACCCGCAAACGTAGTTGGAGATGGGAAATCTACCATCGAAGCCCTAATCGAAGCAGTCAACCGCGACCCCCAACGGGGCGATGGACACGACAACGTACTCACCCGGATTACCATCGATAAACTCGCCTTAGACTTGCTCAATAAGCAAGGATACACGATGGAATCGGTGCCACCACTAGGTCAGAGAGTATTTTTACGGGCAACAGCCAACCTCAGTACCGGCGGTATTGCCGTCGATCGCACTGATGAGATTCACCCAGAAAATCTCTGGCTGTGTTCCAGGGTAGCCAAGATTATTGGCTTGGATATTGCCGGGATCGATATTGTCACTGCGGATATTTCCCAACCGTTGCGATCGGTAAACGGCGTAATCGTGGAAGTCAACGCCGCCCCTGGGTTCAGAATGCACGTTGCACCCAGCCAAGGTTTACCCCGCAATGTCGCCGGCGCGGTACTGGATATGCTATTTCCCCAGTTTCAGCCCAGCCGAGTGCCAATTTTAGCCGTAACCGGCACTAATGGCAAAACCACCACAACTCGCCTATTGGCTCACATTGTTAAACAAACTGGTCAAACAGTTGGCTACACGACTACAGACGGAACCTACATCGGTGAATATCTCGTGGAATCGGGAGACAATACCGGGCCCCAAAGCGCTCATTTAATTCTCTCTGACCCGACAGTAGAAGTCGCAGTCCTAGAAACCGCACGGGGCGGCATTTTGCGTTCCGGTTTGGGCTTTGAACACTGCGATGTGGGCGTAGTTTTGAATGTCGCCGCCGACCATTTGGGCATTGGTGACATCGATACTGTAGAGCAATTAGCCACCCTTAAAAGTGTAGTGGCGGAGTCCGTGATGCCTAATGGCTGTGCAGTCCTCAATGCCGATGACCCTTTGGTGGCAAAAATGGCCCAGCGCGTGAAGGCACAAGTAGCTTATTTCTCCATGAACCCTGACAGCGAGTTGGTAGCAAAACATACTGCTGCGGGCGGCTTAGCGGCGGTTTACGAACACGGCTATTTGTCGATTTTAAAGGGAGATTGGACGCTGAGAATTGAACAAGCGGTAAACGTACCTTTAACTATGGGCGGCCGCGCACCGTTTATGATTGCCAATGCTTTAGCTGCTTGTTTGGCGGCTTTCGCCCAAGGGGTGAAGATTGAGCATATTCGGGCAGCTTTGTCTACCTTCCAAGCTTCTGCTGGTCAAACTCCGGGGCGGATGAATTTGTTTAATTTGGGAACTTATCACGCTTTGGTGGATTATGCTCACAATGCTCATAGTTATGAGGCTTTGGGGAGTTTTGTACGGAATTGGCCGGGATTCCATATCGGTGTGGTGGGTGGCCCTGGAGATAGGCGAGATGAGGATTTTATTACTCTCGGTAAGCTTTCAGCCAAGATTTTTGACAGGATTATTGTTAAGGAGGATGCCGATCGGCGAGGACGGCCTGCGGGTTCGGCGGCAGAGTTAATTTCCCAGGGAATTAGAGAGGCGCTAAACTCGCAAGAAAATGGGAAATCTAAAGTTGAATATGAGTCAATTTTAGATGAAACTACAGCGGTAAATAAGGCTTTGGATAATGCGCCGCCGGGGAGTTTGGTCGTGATTTTGCCTGAGAGTGTTAGCGGTGCTCTGAGTTTGATTGAGGCTCGAAATCCGATTAAGGATCTGGGGGTTTCTCCCGCTATTTCTAGTCAGTTACAAGCTCAAGAAGGCTTGAAGGCAACAGTTGTGAATCAAGGCTGA
- a CDS encoding ABC transporter substrate-binding protein: MMITSSIPQVLRRWLTILLAVVVAITLYSCSPAHSNLVARLVVPTPSGPATFNSPLNQSAYDVFGYLYEGLLNQNGVTSNLEPGLAESWEVSKDGKKIVFTLREGLKWSDGEPFTTDDIIFTYDGIYLNDKIPSSLKDILRVGVSRQFPKVKKLDPRRVEFSVAEPFAPFIRFAGGLPILPAHILAESVRTTDADGKPLFLSTWGTNTDPKKIIGNGQYRMASYTPNQRVILERNPYYWRKDTQGNSLPYIEQIVWQIMENTDTQLLNFRSGDLDTLDVQPEAFPLLKREEKRGKYTIYNGGPDSGTVFLAFNLNQGRNAKNKPFVDPIKSRWFNIKEFRQAIAYGINRDAMTNNIYRGLGAPLHSPIPVQSPFYLSPEKGLKTYNYNPEKAKQLLLDAGFKYNSEGQLLDAKGNKVRFTVLASAGKKVREQMASQIKQDLGKLGMQIDTQFLSFNTYVEKLRLTRDWDTYLGGFTGGGVEPHGGYNVWSVKGTLHSFNQPPQPGEPAIKGWVVADWEQKIDDLYVQASQELNEAKRKEIYAETQRITTEQMPFVYMVNPLTFEAVRDRISGIKYSAIGGAFWNLYELKITE; this comes from the coding sequence ATGATGATAACTTCTTCAATTCCCCAGGTTTTGCGTCGGTGGCTTACTATTTTACTAGCAGTTGTCGTCGCCATCACCCTTTATTCATGCAGTCCAGCTCATTCTAACTTAGTAGCACGATTAGTAGTTCCCACACCCAGCGGCCCAGCTACATTTAACTCCCCGCTAAATCAGTCAGCTTATGATGTGTTTGGCTATCTCTACGAGGGATTGCTCAATCAAAATGGTGTGACATCTAACTTAGAACCCGGTTTAGCTGAATCCTGGGAAGTATCTAAAGATGGCAAGAAAATTGTGTTTACTCTGCGGGAAGGATTGAAGTGGTCAGATGGCGAACCTTTTACCACTGACGATATTATTTTTACTTACGATGGTATTTACCTAAACGATAAAATCCCCTCTAGTTTGAAAGACATTCTTAGAGTTGGAGTCAGTCGCCAATTTCCCAAGGTTAAAAAACTCGATCCGCGCCGAGTAGAATTTTCTGTAGCAGAACCATTTGCACCTTTTATTCGATTTGCTGGCGGACTGCCAATTTTACCTGCTCATATTTTAGCAGAAAGTGTTCGCACTACTGATGCTGATGGTAAGCCTTTGTTCCTGTCAACTTGGGGAACTAATACCGATCCCAAAAAAATTATTGGTAATGGTCAGTATCGGATGGCTAGCTATACTCCCAATCAGCGAGTTATTCTAGAGCGCAACCCCTACTATTGGCGTAAAGATACTCAGGGAAATTCTCTGCCTTACATTGAGCAAATTGTCTGGCAAATTATGGAAAATACAGATACCCAACTGCTGAATTTCCGTTCTGGAGATTTGGATACTCTCGACGTACAGCCAGAGGCATTTCCGCTGTTGAAACGAGAGGAAAAACGAGGTAAATATACTATTTATAACGGTGGGCCAGACTCTGGGACAGTGTTTCTGGCATTTAATCTCAATCAGGGTCGTAATGCCAAGAATAAGCCTTTCGTAGACCCGATTAAGTCTCGCTGGTTTAATATTAAGGAATTTCGGCAAGCCATTGCTTATGGAATTAATAGAGATGCGATGACGAACAATATTTATCGCGGTTTGGGTGCTCCCCTGCATTCTCCAATTCCTGTACAAAGTCCTTTTTACCTTTCTCCAGAAAAGGGATTAAAGACTTATAATTACAATCCAGAAAAAGCGAAACAATTGTTACTTGATGCTGGTTTTAAATATAACTCAGAAGGTCAGTTATTGGATGCTAAGGGCAACAAAGTTCGATTTACTGTGCTAGCATCTGCTGGTAAGAAGGTGCGGGAACAGATGGCATCACAAATTAAACAAGACTTAGGTAAACTTGGGATGCAAATTGACACGCAATTTTTGAGTTTCAATACCTATGTAGAAAAGCTGCGCCTGACGCGGGATTGGGATACTTATTTAGGTGGCTTCACGGGTGGCGGTGTGGAACCGCACGGTGGCTATAATGTTTGGTCAGTGAAGGGAACTTTACACAGTTTTAACCAACCGCCGCAACCGGGAGAACCAGCTATTAAGGGTTGGGTTGTTGCTGACTGGGAGCAGAAAATTGATGACCTGTATGTGCAAGCATCGCAGGAACTTAACGAGGCGAAGCGCAAGGAAATTTATGCGGAAACTCAGCGCATCACTACTGAACAAATGCCTTTTGTTTATATGGTGAATCCGCTAACTTTTGAGGCTGTCCGCGATCGCATTTCTGGGATTAAATACAGTGCTATTGGCGGTGCTTTTTGGAATTTGTATGAGTTGAAAATAACAGAATGA
- a CDS encoding Uma2 family endonuclease → MSLAIESLPTNLITDDGEPMESNNHRISMNLLIQSLKYHWRDRSDFFVGGNMFVYYSANQVKNQDFKGPDFFVVLDVDGTINRDAWIAWEEDSRLPDLVVELTSPSTAEVDVTTKKDIYERKLKTQDYFVYEPNIATSLRGWTLINRRYQSLSPNEQGRLYCESLGLWLGVWEGKVENCQGNWLRFFEADGNLVLMGDEAETQRAEFERQQKEQAIQQLEIERQQKERLAAKLRELGINPDEI, encoded by the coding sequence ATGTCACTAGCTATCGAAAGTTTACCAACAAATTTAATTACCGATGATGGTGAGCCGATGGAAAGCAATAACCATAGAATTTCGATGAATTTACTTATCCAGTCCCTCAAATATCACTGGCGAGATAGATCGGACTTTTTTGTAGGTGGCAATATGTTTGTCTACTACAGTGCTAACCAAGTCAAAAATCAAGACTTCAAAGGCCCTGATTTCTTTGTGGTTTTAGATGTAGATGGAACCATAAATAGAGATGCTTGGATTGCTTGGGAAGAAGACAGTCGCCTCCCAGATTTAGTAGTTGAATTAACCTCTCCCTCAACTGCTGAAGTAGATGTAACCACCAAAAAAGATATCTACGAGCGCAAATTAAAAACCCAAGATTATTTTGTCTACGAACCCAATATTGCCACTTCTCTCAGAGGTTGGACGTTAATCAATCGTCGGTATCAATCATTATCTCCTAACGAACAAGGGAGATTATATTGTGAGTCTTTAGGACTATGGCTGGGTGTATGGGAAGGGAAAGTAGAAAACTGTCAAGGTAATTGGTTGAGGTTTTTTGAGGCTGATGGAAATTTAGTGTTAATGGGAGATGAAGCTGAAACTCAAAGAGCTGAATTTGAGCGACAGCAGAAAGAGCAGGCTATACAACAATTAGAAATTGAAAGGCAACAAAAAGAACGGTTAGCTGCTAAGTTAAGGGAATTGGGCATTAACCCTGATGAAATTTGA
- the tatA gene encoding twin-arginine translocase TatA/TatE family subunit — protein MFGLGLPELGIVAFVALLIFGPKKLPELGSAIGKTLRDFKEGILPPETEPADSEEGEKRG, from the coding sequence ATGTTTGGTTTAGGATTGCCCGAATTAGGAATTGTCGCCTTTGTTGCTCTCTTAATATTCGGCCCCAAAAAACTCCCCGAATTAGGAAGCGCGATCGGCAAAACCTTACGAGATTTCAAAGAAGGAATTCTCCCCCCTGAAACAGAACCCGCCGACTCGGAAGAAGGAGAAAAGAGGGGCTAG
- a CDS encoding cyanophycinase, whose product MQQLTSQALEHTPQRTTTTIMVIGGAEDKVHGREILQTFFHRAGATSARLAIIPSASRDPEAISARYRTIFDEMGAEAVKVLDIRERQQGEDPLWKDYLEDCTGVFMTGGDQLRLCGLLSDTPLMEKIRTTAQAGKIVLAGTSAGAAVMGHHMIAGGGSGASPNRSLVDMANGLDIIPEVIVDQHFHNRNRMARLLSAIASHPDRIGIGIDEDTCALFEGDGIISIMGKGTVTIVDTREIFHTNEPVVEATEPLSLFNLRLHILCHGDCYNMRSGKAVQSETCPNTSWPPECRNSN is encoded by the coding sequence ATGCAGCAGTTGACATCTCAAGCCCTTGAACACACTCCCCAGCGCACCACAACAACGATCATGGTGATTGGAGGAGCGGAAGACAAAGTTCACGGACGGGAGATTCTGCAAACTTTTTTTCACCGCGCAGGAGCTACAAGCGCTCGACTGGCAATCATTCCCTCAGCTTCGCGAGATCCAGAAGCGATTAGCGCCCGCTACCGCACCATCTTCGACGAAATGGGCGCAGAAGCGGTCAAAGTTCTCGACATCCGCGAGCGACAACAAGGGGAAGACCCGTTATGGAAAGATTATTTAGAAGATTGTACGGGAGTATTCATGACCGGCGGCGACCAATTGCGCCTGTGTGGTTTGCTCTCCGATACTCCCTTGATGGAAAAAATCCGTACCACCGCCCAAGCAGGCAAAATCGTCCTCGCTGGTACCAGCGCTGGGGCAGCAGTGATGGGCCACCACATGATCGCAGGCGGCGGTAGCGGCGCATCTCCGAATCGGTCTTTAGTTGATATGGCAAATGGGCTCGATATCATACCAGAAGTAATAGTAGACCAGCACTTTCACAACCGTAATCGCATGGCCAGATTGTTGTCAGCGATCGCCTCTCACCCCGACCGCATCGGCATCGGCATCGACGAGGACACCTGTGCCCTGTTTGAAGGAGATGGCATCATTAGCATTATGGGCAAAGGCACAGTGACGATCGTCGATACTAGAGAGATATTTCACACCAACGAGCCTGTGGTGGAAGCCACAGAACCCTTGAGCCTCTTTAACCTGCGCCTGCACATCCTCTGTCACGGGGATTGTTACAATATGCGCTCTGGCAAAGCCGTGCAATCAGAAACTTGTCCCAATACCAGTTGGCCGCCGGAGTGTCGAAACTCCAACTAA